The following is a genomic window from Candidatus Marinimicrobia bacterium CG08_land_8_20_14_0_20_45_22.
TTCGAAAAATCCGGCGGAATCAGCGCTTTGACATTAGCAGTCTTGTGACTGAGAACGGGACTCCCGTACAGTTGAATTCTGAAGAGAGACATAGGCGTTACGATGCCATTTTTTCAGGCGTTTTGTCGGCGACTGCGGAACGAGCAACCGTAATTTTTACGTCTTTGGCGATTTTAACGATCAGGATCCCTTCCTTTTCGCGAACGCCTTCGATTTTGCCATAAATACCGCCGATCGTTAGAATATCGTCTCCCGGCTTCAATTCCTGGAGCATTTTCTGCTTTTCTTTTTGCTTTTTCGCCTGCGGACGAATCATCAGAAGATACATCACAACGATAATTAACAGAAACGGCAAAAGAGACAAAAGCGGATTGCCTCCTTGACCGCCTTGCGCCTGACCGGCTCCACCCATTGCATAAAGTATTGAATTCACATTACCTCCATTTTTATTGACTGTTAATATAACTCAATCGACCCGAAAATGGCAACCGCGACTTCCTTTGTGCAAAGTGGCGGCATGTAAAACCAACATCGCCGTAGTGGCGGCGTTTCGGAGTCCCAATAAATCATCATTTAACTGACTGTGTGCATAAAATTGATCGATGTCCTGTTTCAATCGATACAGAATTCCATAGGCGCGTTCTAATTTTTTCGCATTCCGAACAATACCGACATAATTCCACATCGTATGCTTCAGCGTCAAGCGGTCCTGTTGTAAAAGGTCGGGATCGAGCGGTTCGTATTCGACTTTCCATTTGGCGACCTGCGGCATGATAATTTTGTCTTGCCGAATCCGGTCAACACAATCACGTCCGGCAAGCGTCCCAAAAACCAGACATTCAAGAAGTGAACTGCTGGCAAGCCGGTTCGCGCCATGTAAACCGGTGCAAGCGACTTCTCCAACAGCTTTCAGACGATGAATCGTCGTATTTGCCTGCATGTCGGTTGCAACGCCACCGCATTCGTAATGAGCCGCAGGAACGACCGGAATTCCTTCTTTGGTAATATCAACTTTCACTTCGAGACATTTTTGATAAATAATCGGGAACCGGCGTTTGATCCAGTCGGCATCCCGATGTGTAATGTCGAGAAGAACATACGGCGTTCCGGTATTACTCATTTCTTGAATGATGCTTCGCGCAACGATATCTCGCGGTGCGAGCGAAC
Proteins encoded in this region:
- the yajC gene encoding preprotein translocase subunit YajC, encoding MNSILYAMGGAGQAQGGQGGNPLLSLLPFLLIIVVMYLLMIRPQAKKQKEKQKMLQELKPGDDILTIGGIYGKIEGVREKEGILIVKIAKDVKITVARSAVADKTPEKMAS